Proteins encoded in a region of the Corynebacterium breve genome:
- the rnc gene encoding ribonuclease III — MSRAKKHKISGAEAWQIAYESVDHTPLLEQLGISLDDDHLRLALTHRSFANEHGHLPNNERLEFIGDAVLGLSVATKLYELYPSRPESDISKMRASIVSRYGLADIARHINLGQHILLGKGELVTEGREKDSILSDTTEAIFGAIYRQHGFEPARDVILRLFDEKIRTASATGRHQDWKTLLQERLAELKAPMAVYRATSEGPEHDLTFTAEVVVGDTVRGKGIGPNKKLAEQEAAREAVKFLHDHPEAVAGLGQ, encoded by the coding sequence GTGAGCCGCGCCAAGAAACACAAAATCAGTGGCGCCGAAGCCTGGCAGATCGCCTACGAGTCAGTCGATCACACCCCGCTGCTGGAACAACTCGGCATTTCGCTTGACGACGATCACCTGCGCCTAGCTCTAACCCACCGCAGTTTTGCCAACGAGCACGGACATTTGCCGAACAACGAACGCCTTGAGTTCATCGGCGATGCTGTTCTGGGACTGTCCGTGGCGACAAAACTCTACGAGCTGTATCCGTCTCGCCCCGAGTCCGATATTTCGAAAATGCGCGCGTCGATCGTGTCCCGTTACGGCCTCGCCGACATTGCTCGCCATATCAATTTGGGCCAGCACATTCTGTTGGGCAAGGGCGAGCTAGTCACCGAGGGGCGCGAGAAGGACTCGATTCTTTCTGACACCACCGAGGCAATCTTCGGTGCCATCTACCGCCAGCACGGTTTCGAACCCGCGCGCGACGTGATCCTGCGCCTTTTCGATGAGAAGATCCGCACGGCATCTGCCACAGGTCGCCACCAGGACTGGAAGACGCTACTTCAAGAGCGACTCGCGGAGCTCAAGGCGCCGATGGCCGTCTACCGCGCAACATCTGAAGGTCCCGAGCATGATCTGACCTTCACCGCCGAAGTTGTTGTGGGAGATACCGTGCGTGGCAAGGGCATCGGCCCGAACAAGAAGCTCGCGGAGCAGGAAGCCGCACGCGAGGCAGTGAAGTTCTTGCACGACCACCCTGAAGCGGTCGCCGGTTTGGGGCAGTAG
- a CDS encoding acylphosphatase — protein MTTIRVTAFVHGRVQGVGFRWWTRSQALGLGLNGHAANLVDGRVEVVAEGERAVVAKLLQLLEEEPSSAGRPGRVDTVVTLESDPRGERGFHTR, from the coding sequence ATGACGACGATTCGGGTTACAGCCTTTGTCCACGGGCGCGTCCAAGGCGTTGGATTCCGCTGGTGGACTCGGTCCCAGGCACTCGGGCTGGGACTTAACGGCCATGCGGCAAACCTCGTTGATGGCCGGGTGGAGGTCGTGGCCGAAGGGGAGCGGGCGGTCGTCGCCAAGCTTCTGCAGCTGCTGGAAGAAGAACCTTCCTCGGCCGGGAGGCCCGGCCGAGTAGACACCGTTGTGACGCTGGAGAGCGATCCGCGCGGGGAACGCGGCTTTCACACGCGCTAA
- a CDS encoding alanine/glycine:cation symporter family protein, whose amino-acid sequence METAEQFITATINDNLWMVVPWVLILAGVYFGVRTIVVQLRMLPDMFRYVAEKPATDDRDSHDDGISAFKAFTISAASRVGTGNVAGVAVAISMGGPGAVFWMWLIAIIGGATAFIESTLAQLWKTKDEDGNYHGGPAYYMTRGLGWKPLAVFFAIALSITYGFVYNAIQTNSIVESMGQSFHADSTTFKLIIGAAVALLTGAIIFGGVTRIASATQIIVPFMAGAYIIVGVIVLALNITEIPRMFSDIVTHALGLREIAGATLGAAFMNGVRRGLFSNEAGMGSAPNAAATATVSHPVKQGLVQTLGVYFDTLVVCSITAFIILLGPTPKYGEEIQGASLTQAALSDSVGAWGTHFLTFILFFLAFSSIIGNYYLAQANIQYLTESKTVLNLFRAVVLGFVFFGAVGSIPLVWALGDTFAALMVFINLVAIVPLGGVAIKLLKNFTEQRAQGKDPVFHRDMLPELKNVEFWDGTDAATRGGQQNLIV is encoded by the coding sequence ATGGAAACAGCAGAGCAGTTTATTACTGCGACTATCAACGACAACCTCTGGATGGTTGTCCCTTGGGTTCTCATCTTGGCAGGCGTGTACTTCGGTGTCAGAACCATCGTCGTCCAGCTGCGCATGTTGCCCGACATGTTCCGCTACGTCGCCGAAAAGCCAGCAACCGACGATCGCGATAGTCACGACGACGGCATCTCCGCGTTCAAGGCCTTCACCATCTCCGCGGCCTCACGCGTGGGCACGGGAAATGTGGCGGGTGTGGCCGTTGCGATCTCGATGGGCGGCCCCGGTGCTGTCTTTTGGATGTGGCTAATCGCGATCATCGGGGGCGCGACCGCATTTATCGAATCCACCCTGGCGCAGCTGTGGAAAACCAAGGACGAGGACGGCAACTACCACGGCGGACCTGCGTACTACATGACACGCGGCCTAGGTTGGAAGCCACTCGCGGTATTCTTCGCCATCGCGCTGTCGATCACATATGGATTTGTCTACAACGCCATTCAGACCAATTCCATCGTGGAATCGATGGGCCAGTCTTTCCACGCCGACTCTACGACTTTCAAACTCATCATCGGTGCAGCCGTCGCTTTGCTTACCGGCGCCATCATCTTTGGTGGTGTCACCCGCATCGCCAGTGCTACCCAGATCATCGTTCCGTTCATGGCAGGTGCGTACATCATCGTCGGTGTGATCGTCCTCGCACTGAACATCACCGAGATCCCTCGGATGTTCTCCGATATCGTGACGCACGCGCTGGGACTGCGAGAGATCGCCGGCGCAACATTGGGTGCTGCATTTATGAACGGTGTGCGCCGCGGCTTGTTCTCCAACGAGGCCGGCATGGGGTCGGCTCCTAATGCCGCTGCGACGGCTACCGTCTCCCACCCCGTGAAGCAAGGGCTGGTTCAGACGCTGGGCGTGTACTTTGACACCCTCGTCGTATGTTCCATCACCGCTTTTATCATCCTGCTCGGTCCAACCCCTAAGTATGGTGAAGAAATCCAAGGCGCATCGCTTACTCAGGCTGCATTGTCCGATTCCGTCGGGGCGTGGGGCACGCACTTCCTTACGTTCATTCTGTTCTTCTTGGCGTTCTCATCGATTATCGGCAACTACTACTTGGCGCAGGCCAACATTCAGTACCTCACTGAGTCGAAGACCGTGTTGAATCTCTTCCGCGCAGTGGTCTTGGGCTTCGTATTCTTTGGCGCAGTTGGGTCCATCCCGCTGGTGTGGGCGCTGGGCGATACCTTCGCAGCACTCATGGTCTTCATCAACCTAGTCGCGATCGTTCCGCTGGGTGGGGTTGCCATCAAGCTGCTCAAGAACTTCACCGAGCAGCGCGCACAAGGCAAGGACCCCGTCTTCCACCGCGACATGCTGCCGGAGCTCAAGAACGTCGAATTCTGGGACGGGACTGACGCAGCGACGCGCGGTGGACAACAAAATCTCATCGTCTAG
- the mutM gene encoding bifunctional DNA-formamidopyrimidine glycosylase/DNA-(apurinic or apyrimidinic site) lyase, which produces MPELPEVEVVRRGLADHLIGATFDEVEVLHPRAARGNDVRLEDILPGLVINDVRRRGKYLWFVLSDGFALVIHLRMSGQMLVGKPGEVTSKHLRIRAQLGDRELAFVDQRTFGYWQYAPLMDDIPATVSHIAPDPFEGEFDAAEVARRMRKKNSAVKTVLLDQSIVSGIGSIYADEAMWAAGVLPTRKAKALRQRDAVRLLEESREVMLRALEQGGTSFDALYVNVNGASGYFSRSLNAYGQVDQPCARCGQPIVRTKVNGRSSYFCQNCQKL; this is translated from the coding sequence GTGCCCGAACTTCCTGAAGTTGAGGTGGTCCGCCGCGGACTTGCCGACCACCTCATTGGTGCAACCTTCGACGAAGTAGAGGTTTTGCACCCGCGCGCGGCTCGGGGCAACGACGTGCGCCTTGAAGACATCCTCCCAGGGCTAGTAATCAATGATGTCCGCAGACGCGGGAAGTACCTCTGGTTCGTGCTCTCCGACGGCTTTGCATTGGTGATTCATCTGCGCATGAGCGGACAGATGCTCGTCGGCAAGCCTGGCGAGGTAACAAGCAAACATCTGCGCATTCGTGCCCAGCTGGGCGACCGTGAACTCGCTTTTGTCGATCAGCGCACGTTTGGCTATTGGCAGTACGCCCCGCTTATGGACGACATCCCTGCCACCGTTTCCCACATCGCCCCTGATCCGTTCGAGGGAGAATTCGATGCGGCTGAGGTGGCTCGCCGGATGCGGAAGAAGAATTCAGCGGTGAAAACGGTGTTGCTGGATCAATCGATTGTGTCAGGCATTGGGTCGATTTATGCGGATGAAGCAATGTGGGCGGCCGGCGTTTTGCCCACGAGGAAGGCGAAGGCTTTGCGGCAAAGAGACGCGGTGCGCTTGCTTGAGGAATCCCGCGAGGTCATGCTACGCGCATTGGAACAAGGTGGCACTAGTTTTGATGCGCTCTACGTCAACGTCAATGGCGCAAGTGGATACTTTTCGCGTTCGCTCAACGCCTACGGGCAGGTGGATCAGCCGTGCGCGCGGTGTGGCCAGCCGATTGTGCGCACGAAGGTCAACGGCCGATCCAGCTACTTTTGCCAAAACTGCCAGAAGCTTTAG
- a CDS encoding YceD family protein — protein sequence MATNPFVFNVVEVLHGDGMPQVVTQTGPSPSRIGPEMIAIPAGGDVTVVATLTNLGSGVLVDATATAQLKGECVRCLKELTPTHDVTISQVFSTHDEFITGDPEDDEDMGSGDEVKRVEDDCVDLEQAFIDEAGLSLPFNPTCQPSCDSESTDVPAPDGVSGEEERVDPRWAGLEKFL from the coding sequence ATGGCTACTAATCCCTTTGTATTTAACGTCGTCGAGGTTTTACACGGCGACGGCATGCCGCAGGTTGTCACCCAGACTGGGCCGTCTCCTTCGCGAATCGGCCCAGAAATGATCGCAATCCCTGCTGGCGGCGACGTCACAGTTGTCGCTACTTTGACCAACCTGGGCTCGGGCGTGCTGGTGGATGCCACCGCGACCGCACAGCTGAAAGGCGAGTGCGTGCGTTGCTTGAAGGAGCTCACTCCGACACACGACGTCACCATCAGCCAGGTCTTTTCCACCCACGACGAGTTCATCACCGGCGACCCCGAGGATGACGAGGATATGGGTTCCGGCGACGAGGTCAAGCGCGTCGAGGACGACTGTGTTGATCTTGAGCAAGCCTTCATCGACGAGGCTGGCCTGTCGTTGCCGTTCAACCCAACCTGCCAGCCGTCCTGCGACAGTGAGTCCACAGATGTCCCGGCTCCCGATGGAGTCTCAGGCGAGGAAGAGCGAGTTGATCCACGCTGGGCCGGTCTGGAGAAGTTCCTGTGA
- the ftsY gene encoding signal recognition particle-docking protein FtsY, whose product MNSTLLWILIAVVVLLLIIVGIVVIGNNRKKSKTISFEKQDDQPKELTQQEKSGNYQAQGGFNFAPANAPEKEPVRVDKPLDKPTAKPAEMPVAKPVEEPVEKQIAPEQPQTRIIEETVPEPVATTEPVEGAEPIQQELVDSELNEPELRAETSEESQRLTGASEAVAAGAGTAAVVGAAAAAHAEDGEEDGEKDVVRQEEQEEPAEEIEVSEEAVEAAEHVSSSDTVQGEADEDVDLSPLFDDLAEETVNDPETTVDVAKQLDEAESHADAEDTRTVEEEAQEAADIAQVTAEVAEAAREQTPVPEGEPAPAPAPIDDIDPAAGRIGRLRGRLSRSQNAIGQGLLGILTAGDLDEDAWEDIEDTLIMADLGAELTMKVTDSLREKIAERGVSSEEEARAMLRETLIEAGRPDMDRSIKAMPVDGKPAVILVVGVNGTGKTTTTGKLARVLVSMGHKVVLGAADTFRAAAADQLETWGRRVGAETVRGPEGADPASVAFDAVARGVEQQADVVMIDTAGRLHTATGLMDQLGKVKRVVEKKSQVDEVLLVLDATVGQNGLTQARVFRDVVDITGVVLTKLDGTAKGGIVFQVQEELGVPVKLVGLGEGADDLAPFEVEGFVDALLG is encoded by the coding sequence ATGAACTCAACGCTTTTGTGGATCCTTATCGCCGTCGTCGTACTGCTGCTCATCATCGTGGGCATCGTTGTTATTGGTAACAACCGGAAGAAGTCCAAGACGATTTCTTTTGAAAAGCAGGATGACCAGCCGAAGGAGCTGACTCAGCAAGAGAAGTCGGGCAACTACCAAGCCCAAGGTGGCTTTAACTTCGCGCCTGCCAACGCGCCGGAGAAAGAACCCGTGCGCGTGGATAAGCCGCTGGATAAACCTACGGCGAAACCTGCGGAAATGCCTGTGGCAAAGCCCGTTGAAGAGCCTGTTGAAAAACAGATTGCGCCTGAGCAGCCTCAGACACGCATTATCGAAGAGACCGTGCCTGAGCCTGTAGCCACCACGGAACCAGTTGAAGGGGCAGAACCGATTCAGCAGGAGCTTGTCGATTCTGAGCTCAACGAGCCTGAGCTGCGTGCAGAGACCTCCGAGGAATCCCAGCGCCTGACCGGAGCTTCCGAGGCTGTTGCTGCCGGCGCTGGCACCGCTGCCGTTGTCGGCGCAGCAGCTGCAGCACACGCAGAAGACGGTGAAGAGGACGGCGAAAAGGACGTAGTCCGCCAAGAAGAACAAGAAGAGCCCGCTGAGGAGATTGAAGTTTCTGAAGAAGCGGTTGAGGCCGCAGAGCACGTGAGCTCGTCCGATACAGTGCAGGGCGAAGCAGACGAAGACGTTGATCTTTCCCCGCTTTTCGACGACCTCGCCGAGGAAACCGTAAACGACCCAGAAACCACCGTGGACGTTGCAAAGCAGCTCGACGAAGCAGAGTCGCATGCCGACGCCGAGGACACCCGCACGGTCGAGGAAGAAGCGCAAGAGGCTGCGGACATCGCCCAGGTCACCGCGGAGGTAGCCGAGGCAGCCCGCGAGCAGACCCCAGTGCCTGAGGGCGAGCCAGCGCCGGCTCCTGCACCGATCGACGACATCGATCCGGCTGCGGGCCGTATCGGCCGCCTGCGTGGTCGTTTGTCCCGCTCCCAAAACGCAATCGGCCAGGGCTTGCTGGGTATTCTCACCGCCGGTGACCTTGACGAAGACGCGTGGGAAGATATCGAAGATACCCTCATCATGGCGGACCTTGGCGCGGAGCTGACCATGAAGGTCACCGACTCCCTGCGCGAGAAGATCGCCGAGCGTGGTGTGTCCAGCGAGGAGGAAGCCCGCGCAATGCTGCGTGAGACGCTCATCGAGGCAGGCCGACCTGACATGGATCGCTCTATCAAGGCAATGCCGGTCGACGGCAAGCCGGCAGTCATCTTGGTCGTCGGTGTTAACGGCACCGGTAAGACCACCACTACCGGCAAGCTCGCCCGCGTGCTTGTATCCATGGGGCACAAGGTAGTCCTCGGTGCTGCGGATACGTTCCGCGCGGCAGCAGCCGACCAGCTTGAGACCTGGGGTCGTCGCGTCGGTGCAGAAACCGTGCGTGGCCCAGAGGGTGCTGACCCAGCGTCCGTTGCCTTCGACGCGGTGGCCCGAGGCGTAGAGCAGCAGGCCGACGTGGTCATGATCGACACCGCTGGACGCCTCCACACCGCGACTGGTCTGATGGATCAGCTGGGTAAGGTCAAGCGCGTAGTCGAGAAGAAATCCCAGGTAGACGAGGTGCTCTTGGTGCTTGATGCAACCGTGGGTCAAAACGGTTTGACCCAGGCGCGTGTCTTCCGCGATGTCGTCGACATCACCGGTGTGGTCCTGACCAAGCTTGACGGCACCGCAAAGGGTGGCATTGTTTTCCAGGTGCAAGAGGAACTCGGTGTGCCGGTCAAGCTCGTCGGTCTAGGCGAGGGCGCGGACGACCTCGCCCCGTTTGAGGTAGAGGGATTCGTCGACGCATTGTTGGGCTAA
- a CDS encoding DivIVA domain-containing protein, protein MYRVFEALDELVHNVEQAYGVPMTANCMVPRNEMLALLDDLRNALPVEIDDAQDVLDKQDEILRGAQERADGMVADAEDEAQRLVTDAHNEAEDMLQDAQQRATAMVANAEAEANDTVQRAHDEATRTLDGAQAEADRLIQEGNDAYERSVSDGLEEQTRLVSEAEVMKRADEEAHRIVESAHSESNRLRTECDDFVDTKLGEFEESLSGILRTVTRDRSALRRGAGVSGVPGTTAGQGQQRQEFARYERPDRGERVRRPRTEQPGDYA, encoded by the coding sequence ATGTATCGCGTCTTTGAAGCACTTGATGAACTTGTCCATAATGTGGAGCAGGCCTACGGCGTGCCCATGACAGCAAACTGCATGGTGCCACGCAACGAAATGCTGGCGCTGTTAGACGACCTTCGCAACGCTCTGCCCGTTGAAATTGACGACGCGCAGGATGTCCTAGACAAGCAAGATGAAATTCTCCGCGGCGCACAAGAACGTGCCGACGGCATGGTGGCCGATGCTGAGGACGAGGCACAGCGCCTTGTTACCGATGCTCACAACGAAGCCGAGGACATGCTCCAGGATGCGCAGCAGCGCGCGACCGCCATGGTTGCCAACGCCGAGGCCGAGGCGAATGACACAGTTCAGCGGGCTCACGATGAGGCAACCCGCACCCTTGATGGTGCCCAGGCCGAGGCAGATCGCCTCATCCAGGAAGGCAACGACGCCTACGAGCGTTCCGTTTCCGACGGTCTTGAAGAACAGACTCGCCTGGTGAGCGAGGCAGAAGTGATGAAGCGCGCCGACGAGGAAGCGCACCGCATCGTCGAATCTGCTCACTCCGAGTCGAATCGTCTGCGCACCGAGTGTGATGACTTCGTTGACACAAAGCTTGGCGAATTCGAAGAGTCCCTCTCCGGCATTTTGCGCACAGTGACCCGCGATCGCAGTGCTTTGCGACGAGGCGCCGGCGTTTCCGGTGTACCTGGCACCACCGCCGGCCAGGGTCAGCAGCGCCAAGAGTTTGCGCGCTACGAGCGCCCAGATCGCGGCGAGCGCGTTCGTCGCCCGCGCACTGAGCAGCCCGGCGACTACGCTTAA
- the smc gene encoding chromosome segregation protein SMC, producing the protein MHLKSLTLKGFKSFASATTMKFEPGICAVVGPNGSGKSNVVDALAWVMGEQGAKTLRGGKMQDVIFAGAGNRSPLGRAEVTLTFDNSDGHLPIDFTEVAITRRMFRDGASEYEINGSKARLMDIQELLSDSGIGREMHVIVGQGKLSEILESRPEERRAFIEEAAGVLKHRRRKEKAQRKLTGMQANLDRLQDLTDELGKQLKPLARQAEAAQRAATVQATLRDSRLKLAGHQVVNLRAKLNDAARQAEMLAEQVEAVTEALEEATEQQELIEAQQEEVAPRAEVAQQLWFALSTLAERASATVRIATERASNVGAQVAYSGQDPEDLQARALIADEQYAEALALAEEAAERLETIREEVSFRQDAANAAEEEHLAQVRAIADRREGVVRLLAQEESQAQAVQAAEDEIARLAETLDETRARTQTADREATDVAQRVAEFESARIPLDEANVRAATEASAAEKRLEQLRDQQRERERSVYSLESRIATLEESAPTVAGADVLGTDFGPLAALVKAEPGVDRALAAALGTFAEALAGEVGEGVVDKLAQANRTIVVDASGSGAQWRLDSDAQVSWLLDHLTLEPAIEGPVARLLADVVLADDLTAAQKIVAEDPRLRAVTRDGVIVGEGWVAAGTGQTTTVEVTAQIEQARAELATAREQLEELFGTFEGAKIAAEDARVAAASARAALNEHDAHVEAWQRDYQRLRKQYEVNKAEHERAAQRATEADVRLARRTEELAETRDRLSRVEDTDQPAEPSTHDRDEASAALAQVRSMEMEATLQYRTAQQNAEQLAGKGDSLRRQAEHERQSKARHDAAMARRKAQAELAHTVAGHARDLVARIDDALVRATASRDELTAQVKSLQVRLSQARDKVNATRNQLSRLTDNAHASDIARSQAQVRIDEAESKVSEQLGIAIADLLADYTPSAEFDLGAEQKRLKQAEKDLTSLGKVNPLALEEYKALEERYSFLSTQLDDVIRAREDLTGVIDEVDHQILTLFTEAWSDVEAEFPRVFHTLFPGGEARLLLTEPDDMLATGIEIEARPPGKKVKRLSLLSGGEKSLTALAFLVAIFRARPSPFYVMDEVEAALDDVNLRRLIALFEELRKDSQLIVITHQKPTMDVANVLYGVTMRGDGVTRVISQRMSPAGAAPASDEAVESSNRDTSSGN; encoded by the coding sequence GTGCACCTAAAATCGTTGACGCTCAAGGGATTCAAGTCCTTCGCGTCTGCGACGACCATGAAATTCGAGCCAGGCATTTGCGCCGTGGTAGGGCCAAACGGCTCCGGCAAATCGAATGTGGTCGATGCGCTCGCCTGGGTGATGGGCGAGCAGGGTGCGAAAACCTTGCGCGGCGGCAAGATGCAAGACGTCATCTTCGCTGGCGCAGGCAATCGTAGCCCGCTGGGACGTGCGGAAGTTACTCTGACTTTTGATAACTCCGATGGGCACCTGCCGATCGATTTCACGGAAGTGGCCATTACGCGACGGATGTTCCGCGATGGCGCTTCGGAGTACGAGATCAACGGCTCGAAGGCACGCCTCATGGACATCCAGGAGCTTCTAAGCGACTCGGGAATTGGCCGCGAAATGCACGTCATCGTGGGGCAGGGAAAGCTCTCCGAGATCCTAGAATCACGCCCGGAGGAGCGCCGTGCGTTCATTGAAGAGGCTGCAGGCGTGCTGAAGCACCGTCGCCGCAAAGAGAAAGCGCAGCGCAAACTTACCGGTATGCAGGCGAATCTTGACCGTTTGCAGGACCTTACCGACGAGCTGGGCAAGCAGCTCAAACCGCTCGCTCGTCAGGCCGAGGCAGCGCAGCGTGCGGCGACGGTGCAGGCGACGCTGCGCGATTCGCGGTTGAAGCTCGCTGGACACCAGGTGGTGAATTTGCGTGCCAAGCTGAACGACGCCGCCCGCCAGGCCGAAATGCTCGCCGAGCAAGTCGAGGCCGTCACGGAAGCATTGGAAGAGGCAACGGAGCAACAGGAGCTGATTGAGGCTCAACAAGAAGAGGTCGCTCCGCGCGCTGAAGTAGCACAGCAGCTTTGGTTTGCACTCTCGACGCTGGCAGAGCGGGCCAGCGCCACCGTCCGCATCGCTACTGAGCGAGCCTCAAATGTTGGTGCCCAGGTCGCCTATTCCGGCCAAGATCCTGAGGACCTTCAGGCCCGCGCTTTGATCGCCGACGAGCAGTACGCCGAAGCCCTCGCGCTAGCCGAGGAGGCCGCCGAGCGATTAGAGACGATCCGCGAAGAAGTCTCGTTCCGGCAAGATGCAGCCAACGCTGCTGAGGAAGAACACTTAGCGCAGGTCAGGGCAATTGCGGACCGTCGAGAAGGTGTTGTCCGATTGCTCGCACAGGAGGAGAGCCAGGCCCAGGCCGTCCAAGCTGCCGAAGACGAGATCGCCCGACTTGCCGAGACTCTCGATGAAACCCGCGCGCGCACCCAAACGGCCGATCGCGAAGCTACGGACGTGGCCCAACGAGTTGCTGAGTTTGAATCAGCACGCATTCCGTTGGACGAAGCCAACGTCCGCGCCGCGACCGAAGCCTCCGCCGCAGAGAAGCGCTTGGAACAGTTGCGTGACCAGCAGCGTGAACGCGAGCGCTCGGTGTACTCGCTAGAATCGCGCATCGCAACCCTGGAAGAATCAGCCCCTACTGTGGCCGGTGCTGACGTTCTCGGTACAGATTTTGGGCCGCTAGCGGCTCTTGTGAAAGCCGAGCCAGGCGTCGACCGCGCTTTAGCCGCCGCGTTGGGCACCTTTGCGGAAGCTCTGGCCGGTGAGGTGGGCGAGGGGGTCGTCGACAAGCTTGCCCAGGCTAACCGCACGATCGTCGTCGATGCTTCCGGTTCTGGAGCGCAATGGCGCCTTGACAGCGACGCGCAGGTGTCGTGGTTGCTGGATCACCTGACACTGGAGCCCGCAATCGAAGGCCCCGTGGCGCGTTTGCTTGCCGATGTCGTGCTTGCCGACGACCTCACCGCCGCCCAGAAGATCGTCGCGGAGGATCCGCGTCTGCGCGCGGTCACCAGGGATGGCGTGATCGTGGGCGAAGGCTGGGTCGCCGCGGGCACCGGCCAGACCACTACCGTGGAGGTCACCGCCCAAATTGAGCAGGCTCGCGCGGAACTTGCGACGGCGCGGGAGCAGCTTGAGGAGCTTTTCGGAACCTTCGAAGGAGCAAAAATCGCCGCTGAGGATGCGCGCGTGGCAGCAGCGAGTGCCCGCGCGGCCCTCAATGAACACGATGCCCACGTGGAGGCTTGGCAGCGTGACTATCAGCGACTGAGGAAGCAGTACGAGGTAAACAAAGCCGAGCACGAGCGTGCGGCCCAACGCGCAACCGAAGCTGATGTTCGACTAGCACGGCGTACTGAAGAACTGGCCGAGACTCGCGATCGCCTCTCGCGCGTGGAGGACACGGATCAGCCCGCGGAGCCGTCAACGCACGATCGTGACGAGGCCTCGGCAGCTCTCGCCCAAGTCCGTTCGATGGAGATGGAAGCAACCTTGCAGTACCGCACCGCGCAGCAAAATGCGGAGCAGTTGGCGGGTAAGGGCGATAGTCTTCGTCGTCAAGCAGAACATGAGCGGCAGTCGAAGGCGCGCCACGATGCGGCGATGGCGCGACGCAAAGCCCAAGCCGAACTGGCACACACTGTCGCAGGACACGCGCGTGACCTGGTAGCGCGCATCGACGACGCCCTAGTCCGCGCCACCGCATCGCGCGACGAGCTAACCGCCCAAGTGAAGTCGTTGCAGGTGCGCCTGAGCCAAGCGCGCGACAAGGTCAATGCCACGCGCAATCAACTTTCGCGGCTAACGGATAACGCCCACGCTTCTGATATTGCGCGTTCGCAGGCGCAGGTGCGTATCGACGAAGCGGAGTCCAAAGTGTCCGAGCAGCTTGGGATTGCCATCGCGGACCTGCTGGCCGATTACACCCCATCCGCTGAATTCGATCTGGGTGCGGAACAAAAGCGCTTGAAGCAGGCGGAGAAGGACCTGACCTCGCTGGGCAAGGTGAATCCGCTCGCGCTGGAGGAATACAAGGCGCTGGAAGAGCGCTACAGCTTCCTGTCCACCCAACTTGACGATGTGATCCGCGCGCGCGAAGACCTCACCGGCGTGATCGACGAGGTAGACCACCAAATCCTGACGCTGTTCACCGAGGCATGGTCGGATGTGGAGGCCGAATTCCCGCGAGTCTTCCACACACTTTTCCCTGGCGGCGAAGCGCGCCTGTTGCTGACAGAGCCCGACGACATGTTGGCTACTGGCATTGAGATCGAAGCCCGCCCGCCGGGCAAGAAGGTCAAGCGCCTATCGCTTCTGTCGGGCGGCGAGAAGTCGTTGACTGCACTGGCCTTCCTGGTCGCGATCTTCCGCGCGCGCCCTTCACCGTTTTATGTGATGGATGAGGTTGAGGCGGCACTAGATGATGTGAACCTACGCCGTCTTATCGCGTTGTTTGAGGAACTGCGCAAGGATTCGCAGCTGATCGTCATTACGCACCAGAAGCCGACGATGGACGTGGCCAACGTGCTCTACGGCGTCACGATGCGTGGCGACGGTGTGACCCGCGTAATTTCCCAGCGCATGAGCCCTGCAGGTGCGGCGCCCGCCTCCGATGAAGCAGTGGAATCTTCGAATCGGGATACTTCCTCTGGCAACTAG